A DNA window from Candidatus Binataceae bacterium contains the following coding sequences:
- a CDS encoding efflux transporter outer membrane subunit yields the protein MNCPHLCSKAGEKKLSMNGRKLRRPRAFGRSQIGAALVFLLAGCAVGPDFVRPAPPSVTAYTPKAKLPALTAGGSEPSQRFLSASTIPNAWWQLFHSRSLDTVVREAIANSPSLVAAQAAFARAHQAVLQAEAPLYPWMDFTAMAERQRWGLPMGLGFSPSKLYAFNYYAFGPTVSYSPDLFGLTRRYIEEQQATAQSQAYQLAAAYLTLTGNVVAEALTIASTRLQLSVSQQIVAVDEKNLELVQSAFEEGRIAKPDVLLAESQLSNDRALLPPLRQQLAAAQDALTMLVGKFPAQWEAPSFAMSDFTLPGELPVSLPSALVRQRPDILAAEAQLHASSAAVGVATAQMYPNITLSASLTPAALSPNGAFFQASNLFWSLIGGVTVPVFHGGALRAQKQAAIEQLRASFAIYRQAVLQAFQQVADTLRALGHDSELIHAERRAVETAHNSLALQQESDALGKTDILQLLDAQRSYHQAELGYAHALAQRYLDSAQLFVAMGGGWWKDTTLCGDCADRVRFEAWPAQTVEISPSR from the coding sequence ATGAATTGTCCCCATCTCTGCTCAAAAGCCGGCGAAAAGAAACTTTCCATGAACGGCCGAAAACTGAGGAGACCAAGAGCGTTCGGGCGGTCTCAAATCGGTGCCGCCCTTGTCTTCTTGCTGGCGGGCTGCGCCGTCGGGCCCGATTTTGTTCGCCCCGCGCCACCTTCGGTCACCGCCTATACCCCGAAAGCGAAATTGCCGGCGTTGACGGCGGGCGGCAGCGAACCCTCCCAACGTTTTTTGAGCGCTTCGACGATCCCCAATGCTTGGTGGCAGCTTTTCCATTCAAGGTCGCTCGATACGGTGGTGCGAGAAGCAATCGCCAACAGCCCAAGCCTAGTAGCGGCTCAGGCCGCTTTCGCGCGGGCGCATCAGGCGGTGCTCCAGGCTGAGGCCCCGCTTTATCCCTGGATGGACTTCACCGCCATGGCCGAACGTCAGCGATGGGGTCTTCCGATGGGCCTCGGCTTTTCTCCCAGTAAACTCTATGCCTTCAATTATTACGCGTTTGGTCCTACCGTGAGCTACTCACCCGATCTGTTTGGCCTCACCCGCCGATACATCGAAGAGCAGCAAGCGACGGCGCAGAGTCAAGCATATCAGCTTGCTGCGGCCTATCTGACCCTTACCGGCAACGTAGTGGCCGAAGCGCTTACCATCGCTTCGACCCGCCTACAGCTTAGCGTAAGCCAACAGATCGTGGCCGTGGACGAGAAGAACTTGGAGCTCGTGCAGTCTGCATTTGAAGAGGGCCGAATCGCCAAACCTGACGTGCTGCTTGCCGAGAGCCAACTATCCAATGATCGGGCCTTGCTGCCGCCACTGCGCCAACAACTGGCGGCGGCCCAGGACGCGCTCACCATGCTGGTCGGGAAATTTCCCGCGCAATGGGAGGCGCCCTCATTTGCCATGTCCGACTTTACCTTACCCGGTGAACTGCCGGTCAGCCTGCCCTCCGCCTTGGTTCGCCAGCGCCCGGACATCCTGGCGGCGGAGGCTCAACTCCACGCGAGCAGCGCGGCAGTCGGGGTGGCAACGGCCCAGATGTACCCGAACATCACCTTATCCGCCTCCTTGACCCCCGCGGCACTAAGTCCCAACGGCGCGTTCTTCCAAGCATCGAACCTCTTCTGGAGTCTAATCGGAGGCGTTACCGTACCGGTCTTTCATGGTGGCGCGCTCCGAGCGCAAAAACAGGCAGCAATCGAGCAGCTTCGGGCTTCGTTCGCGATCTACCGCCAGGCCGTGCTGCAAGCCTTCCAACAGGTCGCTGACACCCTGCGCGCCCTGGGCCACGATTCCGAACTCATCCACGCCGAGCGCCGTGCGGTCGAAACCGCGCACAATTCACTGGCTCTTCAACAGGAGAGTGACGCGCTCGGCAAGACTGACATCCTGCAACTGCTCGACGCGCAGCGCAGCTATCACCAGGCGGAGTTGGGCTATGCACACGCCTTGGCGCAGCGCTACCTGGACAGTGCTCAACTGTTCGTGGCTATGGGTGGTGGGTGGTGGAAAGACACCACCCTTTGCGGTGACTGCGCCGATCGAGTCCGCTTCGAGGCATGGCCTGCTCAGACTGTTGAAATTTCGCCTTCGCGATAA
- a CDS encoding efflux RND transporter periplasmic adaptor subunit has product MSRRRFLEMLAVVAVGALAAIFLVVRANRANHTLLTLYGNIDIREVQLAFNDSDRITRMLVEEGDFVRPGELLAELDARRYAANAEQARRNIEAQQQVLARLINGSRPEEIVQARSTMEALHATMRDAEVTYQRDVRLRRKDLIPQQELDDAASKLKETTGNYNAARQAWILAVKGPRIEDIENARAVLKADEAAFAFAQRELADTKLYAHSDGIIEDRILEPGDMASPGVPAFTMALTNPLWVRAYVPETYMARIYLSMKASITTDSFPGKVFKGWIGYISPTAEFTPKNVETPELRTRLVYQVRVYACNPQNELRLGMPATVTVALDQPIPSASQVNGLGCGEHNHASEKP; this is encoded by the coding sequence ATGAGCAGGCGCAGGTTTCTGGAGATGCTGGCGGTGGTGGCGGTCGGGGCCTTGGCCGCAATTTTCCTGGTTGTTCGCGCCAATCGAGCAAACCATACTCTACTTACGCTGTACGGCAACATCGATATTCGCGAGGTCCAGCTTGCCTTCAACGATTCCGACCGAATCACGCGGATGTTGGTCGAGGAGGGCGACTTCGTCAGGCCGGGCGAGCTTCTGGCCGAACTTGACGCCCGTCGATACGCGGCCAACGCCGAGCAAGCGCGGCGCAACATCGAGGCCCAGCAGCAGGTGCTTGCCAGGCTGATAAACGGTTCGCGGCCCGAGGAAATCGTGCAGGCGCGGTCCACGATGGAAGCCCTGCACGCGACGATGCGCGACGCAGAGGTAACCTACCAGCGCGACGTAAGGCTGCGGCGCAAAGACCTTATCCCCCAGCAAGAGCTGGACGACGCGGCGTCCAAACTCAAGGAAACAACCGGCAACTACAATGCCGCCCGCCAAGCATGGATTCTGGCCGTCAAAGGGCCGCGCATCGAGGACATCGAGAACGCCCGCGCGGTGCTCAAAGCGGACGAGGCCGCGTTCGCCTTTGCGCAGCGTGAACTTGCCGATACGAAGCTGTATGCGCACTCCGACGGGATCATCGAGGACCGCATTCTGGAACCCGGCGACATGGCTTCACCCGGGGTCCCAGCTTTTACGATGGCGCTGACAAATCCGCTATGGGTGCGCGCGTACGTTCCCGAAACCTATATGGCCCGCATATACCTGAGCATGAAAGCATCGATTACGACCGATAGTTTTCCTGGCAAGGTCTTCAAGGGCTGGATCGGATACATATCTCCAACCGCTGAGTTTACGCCGAAAAATGTCGAGACACCGGAATTGCGGACCCGCCTGGTCTACCAGGTGCGGGTGTATGCATGCAATCCGCAAAACGAATTGCGCCTCGGGATGCCGGCCACGGTGACGGTGGCGCTCGACCAGCCCATCCCGAGCGCAAGTCAGGTTAACGGCCTTGGCTGCGGAGAGCACAATCACGCCAGCGAAAAGCCGTGA
- a CDS encoding ATP-binding cassette domain-containing protein encodes MSVAVKGGMVTGLIGPDGAGKTTLMRLIAGLFAPDQGNIAVLGIDVRAQPQRVQSLLGYMPQRFGLYEDLSVQENLDLYADLHAVAQGERAARYADLMHMTGLAPFTGRLAGKLSGGMKQKLGLACSLVGSPPLLLLDEPTVGVDPVSRRELWSIIHRLVEERRATVLLSTAYLDEAERCTEVILMHDGKLLGQDDPAVFTRRLAGRSFQIFAPGISKRALQERVSRAPGILDAIIQGSRVRVVTEQPAAPTATQLLSGEHDLEITPVAPRFEDSFVSLLKGSQPAASSNQAPSPGPTRASDAASHEDLIVVRNLSRRFGAFYAVRDVNFSVKRGEIFGLLGANGAGKSTTFRMLCGLLPASEGRLQVAGVDLRHAAAHARERVGYMAQKFSLYGDLSVLQNLRFFSSAYGLKGARQRQRLDWALEQFELRPFADSTSRDLPLGFKQRLALAVALMHEPDILFLDEPTSGVDPLGRRDFWRRINALAEGGITVMVTTHFMEEAEYCDRLVIMAQGRILAEGTSEAMRERFRSSALPNPTMEDAFVALISASEDHPTGAAA; translated from the coding sequence GTGAGCGTTGCAGTTAAAGGGGGCATGGTCACGGGCCTGATTGGTCCCGACGGCGCGGGTAAAACCACCCTGATGCGCCTGATCGCGGGCCTCTTTGCCCCGGACCAAGGAAACATCGCCGTACTGGGAATCGACGTCCGCGCTCAGCCTCAGCGAGTGCAGTCATTGCTCGGGTATATGCCGCAAAGGTTTGGTCTGTACGAGGACCTCAGCGTGCAGGAAAACCTCGACCTTTACGCCGACCTGCATGCGGTAGCGCAAGGAGAGCGTGCCGCCCGCTATGCCGATCTTATGCACATGACCGGGCTGGCACCGTTCACAGGCAGGCTGGCGGGCAAGCTCTCCGGCGGAATGAAGCAGAAGCTCGGGCTGGCATGCTCGCTGGTTGGCTCACCGCCGCTGCTGCTGCTGGATGAGCCGACGGTCGGGGTCGATCCGGTCTCGCGCCGCGAACTCTGGTCGATCATTCATCGCCTGGTCGAGGAGCGCCGCGCGACGGTGCTGCTGAGCACGGCCTATCTCGACGAAGCCGAACGCTGCACCGAAGTCATCCTGATGCACGACGGCAAGCTGCTTGGCCAGGATGATCCCGCGGTGTTTACGCGCCGGCTCGCGGGACGGAGCTTTCAGATCTTTGCGCCCGGAATCTCCAAGCGTGCATTACAGGAGCGCGTAAGCCGGGCGCCGGGCATCCTCGACGCTATCATTCAGGGATCGCGTGTAAGAGTCGTCACCGAACAACCGGCGGCGCCCACCGCCACCCAACTGCTTAGCGGCGAGCATGATCTGGAGATCACGCCCGTCGCCCCGCGCTTCGAGGACAGTTTCGTAAGCCTGCTGAAGGGTTCTCAACCCGCCGCTTCATCAAATCAAGCGCCCTCACCCGGTCCGACGCGAGCCTCCGATGCGGCAAGCCACGAAGACCTGATCGTGGTCCGCAATCTGAGCCGCCGCTTCGGCGCCTTCTACGCGGTGCGCGACGTGAATTTCAGCGTCAAGCGCGGAGAAATCTTCGGTTTGCTGGGGGCCAACGGCGCCGGCAAATCGACCACGTTTCGCATGCTTTGTGGCCTGCTGCCGGCCTCGGAAGGCAGGCTTCAGGTCGCCGGCGTGGATCTGCGGCATGCGGCGGCACACGCGCGTGAGCGGGTGGGTTACATGGCGCAAAAGTTCTCGCTCTACGGCGACCTTTCGGTGCTGCAAAATCTGCGCTTCTTCAGCAGCGCCTATGGACTCAAGGGCGCGCGCCAACGCCAGCGGCTCGACTGGGCGCTGGAGCAATTCGAATTGCGACCGTTCGCCGACTCTACCAGTCGCGACCTGCCACTGGGCTTCAAACAGCGCCTCGCGCTCGCGGTGGCCTTGATGCACGAGCCAGACATCCTGTTTCTCGACGAGCCGACCTCGGGCGTGGATCCCTTAGGGCGGCGCGATTTCTGGCGCCGCATCAACGCCCTGGCCGAAGGCGGTATCACGGTGATGGTCACGACCCACTTTATGGAGGAAGCGGAGTACTGCGATCGTCTGGTGATCATGGCACAGGGGCGGATTCTGGCCGAAGGTACTTCTGAAGCGATGCGCGAGCGCTTTCGCTCCAGCGCGCTGCCCAATCCGACCATGGAGGACGCCTTCGTCGCGCTCATCAGCGCAAGCGAAGATCATCCCACGGGAGCAGCCGCATGA
- a CDS encoding ABC transporter permease has product MNRAVIMRLGGLLRKEALQILRDPSSIAIAFVMPVILLLIFGYGVSLDAKRVPLALVVEQPNTDTASFAAGFFRSPYFVPVFFPNVQEADAAMRARLVDGIVWLRSDFSRQMLSQGNAPIGLIVNGVDANNARLVEGYLQQVWAGWIARFSASRGLPLKTPVQVDARVWFNPAVTSTDFLVPGLIAVIMTLTGALLTAMVVTREWERGTMEALLVTPASIHEIILSKLIPYFVLGMGGMALSVAMAIWLFGVPLRGSLWLLMASSSAFLLCALGMGLLISTVSKNQFVAGQIAIIVTFLPAFILSGFVFDIRSMPAAIRLITHLVAARYFVTILQSLFLAGNVWPVVLPNILALIAMAAVFLGLARWSARKSLE; this is encoded by the coding sequence ATGAACCGGGCGGTGATCATGCGACTAGGCGGATTGCTGCGCAAGGAGGCGCTGCAAATTCTGCGCGACCCCTCCAGCATTGCGATCGCCTTCGTCATGCCGGTCATCCTCTTGCTGATCTTCGGCTACGGGGTGTCGCTCGATGCCAAGCGGGTGCCGCTGGCCCTGGTCGTGGAGCAACCCAACACGGATACCGCTAGTTTCGCCGCGGGATTTTTCCGCTCGCCGTATTTCGTGCCGGTCTTCTTCCCCAACGTACAGGAGGCCGATGCGGCAATGCGAGCGCGACTGGTAGACGGTATCGTATGGCTGCGCAGCGACTTCAGCCGCCAAATGCTCAGCCAGGGTAACGCGCCCATCGGTCTGATCGTCAATGGCGTCGACGCCAACAACGCGCGTCTCGTCGAGGGCTACCTGCAGCAGGTCTGGGCGGGGTGGATCGCGAGATTCTCGGCCAGCCGGGGTCTGCCGCTCAAGACTCCGGTCCAGGTTGACGCAAGGGTCTGGTTCAATCCCGCGGTCACCAGCACCGATTTCCTCGTCCCCGGACTCATAGCCGTCATCATGACTCTGACCGGCGCGCTATTGACCGCGATGGTGGTCACGCGCGAATGGGAGCGGGGCACGATGGAAGCATTGCTGGTGACCCCCGCCAGCATCCACGAAATCATATTGAGCAAGCTGATTCCGTATTTCGTCCTTGGGATGGGCGGGATGGCGCTCTCGGTAGCGATGGCTATCTGGCTCTTCGGCGTGCCCCTGCGCGGCTCGTTGTGGCTGCTGATGGCGTCGTCGTCGGCTTTTCTGTTGTGTGCGCTCGGGATGGGGTTGCTGATCTCCACGGTCAGCAAGAACCAGTTCGTTGCCGGTCAGATCGCCATTATCGTCACATTTCTGCCGGCCTTCATACTTTCCGGCTTCGTGTTTGACATCCGCAGCATGCCCGCGGCTATTCGGCTAATCACGCACCTTGTGGCGGCGCGGTATTTCGTGACCATATTGCAAAGCCTCTTTCTCGCCGGCAACGTCTGGCCGGTGGTGTTGCCGAACATCCTGGCGCTGATTGCGATGGCGGCGGTGTTTCTCGGTCTGGCGCGCTGGTCGGCGCGCAAGAGCCTGGAGTAG
- a CDS encoding ABC transporter permease, with product MMLHRVFGLVVKELLAVLRDVKSRMVLIGPPIIQLVVFGYAATYDLNHVPFAVYDEDPSQPSRELVARFEGAPAFQEVTRIHSDQEIAALIDQRKALMVLHIDRRFSRDLFAGSPGPVQLILDGRNSNTALLVMGYANTIVNDFNSWWEARHGGYTPPATLDIRARFNENLESRWFIVPGIVALLTQVVTLLVTALSVAREREAGTFDQLLVTPMRPIDILLGKSIPGLLIGSAEATFIIAAGVLWFDVPLRGGFVALYLGLFLFLLSVIGIGLMISSLSVTQQQALLGTFLFMVPSIILSGFATPIANMPPIIQDITFLNPMRYFLVVVRGVFLEGASTLSLSSQYWPMLVIGVATLAMAGWLFRRRLY from the coding sequence ATGATGTTGCATCGGGTATTCGGCCTGGTCGTCAAGGAGCTGCTGGCAGTCCTTAGAGACGTGAAGAGCCGGATGGTGCTGATTGGTCCGCCAATCATTCAGCTTGTCGTGTTTGGATACGCGGCGACCTATGACCTTAATCACGTACCCTTCGCCGTCTACGACGAGGACCCGAGCCAACCCTCACGCGAATTGGTCGCTCGATTCGAAGGCGCGCCCGCCTTCCAGGAGGTGACGCGCATTCACAGCGATCAGGAGATCGCTGCGCTTATCGACCAGCGCAAGGCACTGATGGTCTTGCACATCGACCGCCGTTTCAGCCGGGATCTGTTCGCGGGGTCGCCCGGTCCGGTGCAGTTGATTCTTGACGGCCGCAATTCCAACACCGCGTTGCTGGTGATGGGCTATGCCAACACGATCGTGAACGACTTCAACAGCTGGTGGGAGGCACGCCACGGCGGGTACACACCACCGGCCACGCTTGATATTCGCGCCAGGTTCAATGAGAACCTTGAATCCAGATGGTTCATTGTTCCGGGGATAGTGGCGCTGCTTACTCAAGTCGTCACCCTATTGGTAACCGCGCTTTCGGTGGCGCGCGAGCGCGAAGCCGGCACCTTCGATCAACTCCTCGTCACGCCAATGCGTCCCATCGACATCCTGCTCGGGAAGAGCATCCCCGGCTTGCTCATTGGCAGCGCCGAAGCCACTTTCATCATCGCGGCCGGCGTGCTTTGGTTTGACGTACCGCTGAGGGGCGGATTTGTCGCGCTCTACCTTGGCTTGTTCCTGTTTCTGCTTTCCGTGATAGGTATCGGTCTGATGATCTCGTCGCTTTCAGTGACGCAGCAGCAGGCGTTGCTGGGCACCTTTCTATTCATGGTGCCATCGATAATACTTTCTGGATTCGCCACGCCGATCGCAAACATGCCGCCTATAATTCAGGACATCACTTTTCTTAATCCGATGCGTTACTTCCTGGTGGTGGTGCGTGGTGTGTTTCTGGAAGGGGCCTCGACCTTGTCGCTCAGCTCTCAATACTGGCCGATGCTTGTCATCGGAGTTGCGACCCTCGCGATGGCGGGATGGCTGTTCCGCCGTCGCCTCTATTAG